A region of Ischnura elegans unplaced genomic scaffold, ioIscEleg1.1, whole genome shotgun sequence DNA encodes the following proteins:
- the LOC124173477 gene encoding histone H3-like centromeric protein CSE4 → MFYGPEKDLCYSMMQLPDVMGCCHDGNLTTESVQGASLALEGVHDVHGGNGLPLGVFGVGDGVTDHVLQEHLEDTAGLLVDESGDTLDSSTAGQTANGWLGDALDVVAKNLAMTLGASFPQAFSSLATSSHVAAVSVRESWLRHVLLSFYNVFRRSRTLSQSHFGTCKSLHTHANILGREIAQVSYFPDRKMARTKQTARKSTGGKAPRKQLATKAARKSAPATGGVKKPHRYRPGTVALREIRRYQKSTELLIRKLPFQRLVREIAQDFKTDLRFQSSAVMALQEASEAYLVGLFEDTNLCAIHAKRVTIMPKDIQLARRIRGERA, encoded by the exons ATGTTCTATGGTCCTGAAAAGGACCTTTGTTATTCGATGATGCAGCTGCCAGATGTAATGGGCTGCTGCCACGATGGAAATCTAACCACCGAATCCGTACAGGGTGCGTCCCTGGCGCTTGAGGGCGTACACGACGTCCATGGCGGTAACGGTCTTCCTCTTGGCGTGTTCGGTGTAGGTGACGGCGTCACGGATCACGTTCTCCAGGAACACCTTGAGGACACCGCGGGTCTCCTCGTAGATGAGTCCGGAGATACGCTTGACTCCTCCACGGCGGGCCAAACGGCGAATGGCTGGCTTGGTGATGCCCTGGATGTTGTCGCGAAGAACCTTGCGATGACGCTTGGCGCCTCCTTTCCCCAAGCCTTTTCCTCCCTTGCCACGTCCAGTCATGTTGCTGCTGTCTCGGTGAGAGAATCGTGGTTGCGCCACGTTCTGCTTTCTTTTTATAACGTCTTTCGACGGTCTCGCACTCTCAGCCAATCACATTTCGGCACATGTAAGAGTCTACACACTCATGCCAATATATTGGGTCGAGAAATCGCCCAg GTTAGTTACTTTCCCGACAGGAAAATGGCACGTACCAAGCAGACAGCCCGTAAGTCGACCGGAGGCAAAGCCCCCAGGAAGCAGCTGGCCACCAAGGCCGCTCGCAAGAGCGCGCCGGCCACCGGTGGAGTGAAGAAGCCCCACAGGTATCGCCCAGGTACCGTGGCCCTCCGAGAGATCAGGAGATACCAGAAGAGCACCGAGCTTCTGATCCGCAAGCTGCCCTTCCAGCGCCTGGTCCGTGAGATCGCCCAGGACTTCAAGACCGACCTCCGCTTCCAGAGCTCCGCCGTCATGGCTTTGCAGGAGGCGTCCGAGGCCTACCTCGTGGGTCTTTTCGAGGACACCAACCTGTGCGCCATCCACGCCAAGCGCGTTACCATCATGCCAAAGGACATCCAGCTGGCACGCCGTATCCGCGGAGAGCGCGCTTAG
- the LOC124173480 gene encoding late histone H1-like: MADATAAAAAAPPAAQPSGTAAVKPLPAASAASKKASKGAASKKARAKPSHPPTSEMVNNAVKSLKERGGSSLQAIKKYIAASYKVDAEKLSPFIKKYLKSAVTSGTLVQTKGKGASGSFKLSSTTLKDKAAPAAAKAKKTAAKKTAAAKKPKPAKKEKAATKRSAPKERSKSAPPAKKAKKADKPKKKPAAAKPAAKAAKSPSKAKKAPTKPKAPKPKKTPTKPKPAAAKKAAAAPKKK; the protein is encoded by the coding sequence ATGGCAGACGCTACCGCAGCAGCCGCAGCAGCGCCCCCGGCGGCCCAGCCGTCCGGCACCGCAGCCGTCAAGCCCCTGCCCGCCGCATCCGCAGCATCCAAGAAGGCCAGCAAGGGCGCCGCCTCCAAGAAGGCCCGCGCAAAGCCCTCGCATCCACCGACCTCCGAGATGGTCAACAACGCCGTCAAGAGCCTCAAGGAACGCGGCGGCTCCTCCCTCCAGGCCATCAAGAAGTACATCGCCGCCTCCTACAAGGTCGACGCCGAGAAGCTCTCCCCCTTCATCAAGAAGTACCTCAAGTCCGCCGTCACCTCCGGCACACTCGTACAGACCAAGGGCAAGGGAGCGTCGGGGTCCTTCAAGCTGAGCTCCACCACGCTGAAGGACAAGGCTGCACCCGCTGCAGCCAAGGCGAAGAAGACCGCAGCCAAGAAGACCGCCGCGGCCAAGAAGCCCAAGCCcgcgaagaaggagaaggctgccaccaagcggtccgcgcCCAAGGAGCGCTCCAAGTCCGCGCCTCCCGCGAAGAAGGCAAAGAAAGCAGACAAGCCCAAGAAGAAGCCCGCAGCAGCCAAGCCAGCGGCGAAGGCAGCAAAGTCCCCATCGAAGGCGAAGAAGGCGCCCACCAAGCCCAAGGCGCCCAAGCCCAAGAAGACGCCCACCAAGCCCAAGCCCGCGGCAGCAAAGAAGGCCGCCGCCGCCCCCAAGAAGAAGTGA
- the LOC124173476 gene encoding histone H2B produces MPPKTSGKAAKKAGKAQKNISKGDKKKKRRRKESYAIYIYKVLKQVHPDTGISSKAMNIMNSFVNDIFERIAAEASRLAHYNKRSTITSREVQTAVRLLLPGELAKHAVSEGTKAVTKYTSSK; encoded by the coding sequence ATGCCACCCAAGACTAGCGGAAAGGCTGCCAAGAAGGCCGGCAAGGCCCAGAAGAACATCTCCAAGGGAGACAAGAAGAAGAAGCGCAGGAGGAAGGAGAGCtacgcaatctacatctacaaggtgTTGAAGCAGGTCCACCCTGACACCGGTATCTCCTCCAAGGCCATGAACATCATGAACTCCTTCGTCAACGACATCTTCGAGAGGATCGCCGCCGAGGCTTCCCGTCTCGCTCACTACAACAAGCGCTCCACCATCACCTCCAGGGAGGTGCAGACCGCCGTCAGGCTCCTGCTCCCCGGTGAACTGGCCAAGCACGCCGTGTCTGAGGGCACCAAGGCTGTGACCAAGTACACCAGCTCCAAGTAA
- the LOC124173479 gene encoding histone H2A, producing MSGRGKGGKVKGKSKSRSSRAGLQFPVGRIHRLLRKGNYAERVGAGAPVYLAAVMEYLAAEVLELAGNAARDNKKTRIIPRHLQLAIRNDEELNKLLSGVTIAQGGVLPNIQAVLLPKKTEKKA from the coding sequence ATGTCCGGACGAGGAAAGGGAGGCAAAGTCAAGGGGAAGTCCAAGTCCCGTTCCAGCAGGGCCGGACTTCAGTTCCCCGTGGGACGTATTCACCGTCTTCTCCGCAAGGGCAACTACGCCGAGCGTGTCGGTGCCGGTGCCCCCGTGTACCTGGCCGCCGTCATGGAGTACCTCGCCGCAGAAGTTTTGGAGTTGGCCGGTAACGCCGCCCGTGACAACAAGAAGACTAGGATCATCCCTCGTCACCTCCAACTGGCCATCCGTAACGACGAGGAGTTGAACAAGCTCCTCTCAGGCGTCACCATCGCCCAGGGTGGTGTCTTGCCCAACATCCAGGCCGTGCTTCTGCCCAAGAAGACCGAGAAGAAGGCTTAA